In one window of Lacticaseibacillus casei DSM 20011 = JCM 1134 = ATCC 393 DNA:
- a CDS encoding MarR family winged helix-turn-helix transcriptional regulator, translated as MTDSIGILVKKLNNDLQRYADREAKQMGLTQVQMSIIDFLARNDSHRSLYQTDVEREFNIQKSSATALLQLMERKALIVRTPSKEDARYKAIQLTPKAQHDAAHIRAYFQQNDAFLREALGENADVVMTALEQLKNVMARKLAEVNG; from the coding sequence ATGACTGATTCGATAGGTATCTTGGTCAAGAAACTGAATAACGATCTGCAACGATATGCAGATCGCGAGGCCAAGCAAATGGGATTGACGCAGGTACAGATGAGCATCATCGATTTTTTGGCACGCAACGATTCGCACCGCAGTCTTTACCAAACCGATGTTGAGCGGGAATTCAATATTCAAAAGTCATCGGCCACGGCACTGTTACAGCTTATGGAACGTAAAGCGCTGATTGTTCGAACGCCATCAAAAGAGGACGCCCGGTATAAAGCGATTCAGCTAACCCCTAAGGCGCAACATGATGCGGCGCATATTCGTGCGTACTTTCAACAGAATGATGCTTTTTTGCGGGAAGCTTTGGGTGAGAATGCGGATGTCGTGATGACGGCGCTAGAGCAACTGAAGAATGTGATGGCGAGAAAATTAGCGGAGGTAAATGGGTAA
- a CDS encoding MFS transporter, translated as MTRKVSAKLYLSILATGLMAFCGVLIETAMNVTFPTLMKQFQVNTGTIQWLTTGYLLVVSIIVPISGFLKRRFTTMQLFLTATAFFILGLAICSVANDFALLLIGRLIQGCGTGIALPLMFNIILEQAPLDKIGFLMGIGTLVTAIAPALGPTYGGVLVDLNWHLIFIFLLVVMVIALFLGLFSITQVTKPVHVHLDVIAWLLIAIFFAGAILGLNRIENAPGQAAIYGVVAILGLVGYAWRSLHVKEPLINLRLLKNWSFDWHVVTFLIIQIINVGFAFVLPNYLQLVNHTSSFTAGLLLLPGAALGACMAPMSGNLYDNLGPGKPIFIGLALQLVGILLLLATALTATPVILMLGYAAVMLGTGFAMGNIMTSGQAQLTQTETTDGNAIFNTMQQFAGALGTACVSLIVALAQVPKTTAHTTAVGALHAFWFLLILAIIGDLAIAIGLKTRHAQNQAASHDA; from the coding sequence ATGACAAGAAAAGTATCAGCTAAATTGTATCTCTCGATTCTCGCCACTGGCCTCATGGCGTTTTGCGGTGTCCTCATCGAAACCGCCATGAATGTCACCTTCCCGACTTTAATGAAACAATTTCAGGTCAATACAGGCACGATTCAATGGCTAACCACTGGGTATTTGTTAGTCGTGTCAATCATCGTCCCTATTTCCGGATTCTTAAAACGCCGCTTCACCACCATGCAGCTTTTCTTAACCGCAACGGCTTTTTTCATCCTCGGCTTAGCCATTTGTAGTGTTGCAAATGATTTTGCGCTTTTACTGATTGGTCGGCTGATTCAAGGCTGCGGCACCGGGATTGCCTTACCTCTAATGTTCAATATTATTCTGGAACAGGCACCGCTGGATAAAATCGGGTTTTTGATGGGTATTGGCACGTTGGTAACGGCTATTGCGCCAGCACTCGGGCCGACTTATGGCGGGGTTTTGGTGGATCTAAATTGGCATCTCATCTTTATTTTCCTGTTAGTCGTCATGGTGATTGCCTTGTTTCTCGGGCTGTTTTCGATTACGCAAGTCACCAAGCCCGTACACGTTCATCTAGACGTTATCGCATGGCTCTTGATCGCGATCTTTTTTGCTGGCGCCATTTTAGGCCTTAATCGCATCGAAAACGCGCCCGGCCAAGCTGCAATTTACGGTGTGGTTGCCATCTTGGGGCTCGTTGGCTATGCATGGCGGTCACTGCATGTCAAAGAGCCTTTAATCAATCTGCGTTTGTTGAAAAACTGGTCATTTGACTGGCATGTTGTCACCTTCCTTATCATTCAGATCATTAACGTCGGCTTTGCCTTTGTCTTGCCGAACTATCTGCAACTCGTCAACCATACGAGTTCATTTACGGCAGGCTTGCTACTGCTACCCGGTGCGGCATTAGGCGCTTGCATGGCACCGATGAGCGGCAATTTGTATGACAATCTAGGCCCCGGCAAGCCGATTTTTATTGGCTTAGCCTTACAACTGGTCGGTATTCTGTTGTTACTGGCCACCGCCTTAACCGCAACGCCGGTCATCTTGATGTTAGGTTATGCAGCGGTAATGCTAGGCACTGGCTTTGCCATGGGGAACATCATGACAAGCGGCCAAGCCCAGCTAACCCAAACGGAAACAACCGATGGCAATGCAATTTTCAATACCATGCAGCAATTTGCCGGTGCCTTGGGAACCGCGTGTGTATCTTTGATTGTTGCCTTGGCGCAAGTGCCTAAGACCACGGCACACACAACTGCGGTTGGAGCGTTACACGCCTTTTGGTTCTTATTAATCCTGGCGATCATCGGTGATCTTGCGATTGCGATCGGCTTAAAAACCAGACATGCCCAAAACCAGGCCGCAAGTCACGATGCTTAA
- a CDS encoding lactococcin 972 family bacteriocin, with translation MVMRIKSVIVSALAAATIGVSAVPVLAYTVDVQGGTWNYGVGSTYVWSYYSHNSRTHSAAVKGAYSASSGWISPGTEARASAQKSYFGNQSFYNVK, from the coding sequence ATGGTCATGAGGATAAAGTCAGTTATTGTCAGTGCCCTTGCTGCTGCGACTATAGGAGTTTCCGCAGTTCCAGTTCTTGCTTATACAGTTGATGTGCAAGGTGGGACTTGGAACTACGGCGTTGGTTCGACCTACGTTTGGTCGTATTATTCCCATAATAGCAGGACACACAGTGCAGCTGTTAAGGGAGCATACAGCGCATCAAGTGGTTGGATTTCTCCGGGTACAGAGGCGCGCGCGTCTGCTCAAAAGTCATATTTCGGAAACCAAAGTTTCTATAACGTTAAATAG
- a CDS encoding DeoR/GlpR family DNA-binding transcription regulator gives MFKNERLNRIMTILEHKKVVSTTDLEKTLFVSNSTLRRDLMTLERLDKVHRSFGYVELVKADNLELPYLFRGQERAPEKHQIAATASVFLGDNQAIFIDSSSTASFLAPFLAKLNHVIVITNGLRIAVELDGLPSIKTFVTGGRLRNGAGSIIGDDAIGFLNNFRANLFFMSCVGLTNDGVFMSSQEQSSVKRAMMQHAEKTILLCDHSKYNVKSYYRLCHEDELEAVVSDARPDQPLATSLEKAGVEVLV, from the coding sequence GTGTTTAAAAATGAAAGACTCAATCGGATCATGACGATTCTAGAGCATAAAAAAGTGGTCAGCACGACTGATTTGGAGAAAACCTTATTTGTCAGCAATTCCACATTACGCCGGGATTTAATGACTTTAGAGCGATTGGATAAGGTGCATCGCAGTTTTGGTTATGTTGAATTGGTGAAAGCAGACAATCTGGAATTGCCGTATCTGTTCCGAGGCCAGGAGCGGGCGCCGGAGAAGCATCAAATTGCCGCCACGGCGAGCGTGTTTCTCGGGGATAATCAGGCTATTTTCATTGATTCAAGTTCAACGGCGTCTTTTCTGGCACCATTCCTTGCTAAGCTGAACCATGTCATCGTGATTACCAATGGGTTGCGGATTGCGGTTGAACTTGATGGGTTGCCGAGCATCAAGACCTTTGTCACTGGTGGCCGATTGCGCAACGGCGCGGGTTCGATTATCGGGGATGATGCAATCGGGTTTCTCAATAATTTTCGGGCGAACCTGTTCTTTATGTCCTGTGTCGGCTTAACCAACGATGGCGTCTTCATGTCCAGTCAGGAGCAGTCCAGCGTTAAGCGTGCCATGATGCAACATGCGGAAAAAACGATCCTGCTGTGCGATCACTCAAAATACAATGTGAAAAGTTATTACCGCCTGTGCCATGAAGATGAGCTGGAAGCCGTCGTCTCGGACGCACGACCGGATCAACCACTGGCGACGAGTTTGGAAAAAGCGGGCGTTGAGGTGTTGGTTTAA
- a CDS encoding catalase, protein MTDKLTTGEGQAWADNNHSLTAGERGPVLLQDYQLLEKLAHFNRERIPERVVHAKGAGAKGVFKLTHDMKAYTKADLFNGVGKETPILLRFSQVAGESGYPDTIRDVRGFALKFYTQAGNYDIVGNNTPVFFVNDPLKFPDFIHSQKRDPRTHRRDNNMQWDFWAHSPESTHQVTYLMGDRGNPASYRTMNGYGSHTFKWVNAQGEAYWVKYHFISQQGVQNMTDEVAVKIAGTDTDYLQNDLFSAIETGNFPKWTVYVQILPYQEGLDYKYDIFDVTKVVSHHDYPLIEVGEFTLNENPENYFTDVEEAAFSPANFVPGIEASPDKLLQGRLFGYKDAERYRLGANYEQLPVNRPLNPVHNYARDGFMAAKQDRSVNYEPNAHGGPEEDHSARIHQDAVNGNIGNYKPYDEDNFSAAGRLYRFMSEDERTRLVTTIVTNLKQVTSLEVRILAAHNFYQADPEYGSRIAEQLGLRMEDVKAGKTEA, encoded by the coding sequence ATGACAGATAAACTAACCACAGGCGAAGGTCAGGCGTGGGCGGATAATAATCATAGTTTGACCGCTGGCGAACGTGGGCCGGTGTTGTTGCAGGATTATCAATTGCTGGAGAAATTGGCACATTTTAACCGGGAACGTATTCCGGAACGTGTTGTGCATGCGAAAGGCGCAGGTGCCAAAGGTGTGTTCAAGTTGACGCATGACATGAAGGCGTACACAAAGGCGGATCTGTTTAATGGCGTTGGCAAAGAAACGCCGATTTTATTGCGGTTCTCGCAGGTTGCTGGTGAAAGCGGGTATCCCGACACGATTCGCGATGTTCGCGGGTTTGCGCTGAAGTTTTACACGCAAGCCGGTAATTATGACATCGTCGGCAACAACACGCCGGTCTTTTTCGTCAATGATCCGTTGAAGTTTCCTGATTTTATTCATTCGCAAAAGCGGGATCCGCGCACGCATCGGCGCGATAACAACATGCAGTGGGATTTCTGGGCGCATTCACCGGAAAGCACCCATCAAGTGACTTATCTGATGGGCGACCGTGGCAATCCCGCGAGCTATCGCACCATGAACGGTTATGGCAGTCACACCTTTAAGTGGGTCAACGCACAAGGCGAGGCTTACTGGGTTAAGTATCACTTCATCAGCCAACAAGGCGTCCAGAATATGACGGATGAAGTAGCTGTCAAAATAGCCGGGACCGATACTGATTATCTGCAAAATGACTTGTTTAGTGCCATTGAAACAGGGAACTTCCCAAAGTGGACAGTCTATGTCCAGATTTTGCCGTATCAGGAGGGATTGGATTATAAGTACGACATTTTCGATGTCACCAAAGTGGTTTCTCACCACGATTATCCGCTGATTGAAGTTGGCGAATTTACCCTGAATGAAAATCCGGAAAACTATTTTACTGATGTCGAAGAAGCGGCCTTTTCGCCAGCTAACTTTGTTCCGGGGATTGAAGCATCTCCGGATAAGCTGCTGCAAGGACGGCTCTTTGGTTACAAGGATGCGGAGCGCTATCGACTCGGGGCCAATTACGAGCAGTTGCCGGTCAATCGGCCGTTGAACCCGGTGCACAATTATGCGCGTGATGGTTTCATGGCTGCCAAGCAGGATCGGTCGGTTAACTACGAGCCTAATGCACACGGCGGTCCTGAAGAAGACCACAGCGCCCGAATCCATCAAGATGCTGTCAATGGCAACATCGGCAACTATAAGCCTTACGACGAGGATAACTTCTCAGCAGCCGGCCGCCTTTATCGGTTCATGAGTGAAGACGAGCGCACCCGCCTAGTCACCACGATTGTCACCAACCTCAAGCAAGTGACCAGTCTGGAAGTCCGCATCCTGGCCGCGCATAATTTTTACCAAGCCGACCCTGAATACGGCAGTCGCATTGCCGAACAACTCGGGCTGCGGATGGAAGATGTGAAGGCGGGTAAAACAGAAGCTTAA
- a CDS encoding ATP-binding cassette domain-containing protein, whose product MINARKISKSFGEKMILNKVSYQFENGKSYAIIGKSGSGKTTLLNILGGLEEPSSGLVELNGLAVSKANVQKMWRDHLGFIFQNFGLIENGTVEANLKIGFANRRLNKSGSRSAMKQALAQVELENLPLNQRVFTLSGGEQQRIALARALLKKPDVILADEPTGSLDPENTDIVLRVLFNSFGPEATIIIATHSQEVWQKCDYVIQILDGDLQNKEVNKQ is encoded by the coding sequence ATGATTAACGCTAGGAAAATATCCAAAAGTTTTGGGGAAAAAATGATTCTAAATAAAGTTAGTTATCAGTTTGAAAACGGGAAAAGCTATGCGATTATTGGAAAAAGTGGTTCGGGCAAGACGACCTTGTTAAATATACTGGGTGGCCTTGAGGAACCTTCTTCAGGATTGGTGGAGTTGAATGGACTCGCAGTTTCGAAAGCAAATGTGCAAAAGATGTGGCGTGATCACTTAGGCTTTATCTTTCAGAACTTCGGCTTAATAGAGAATGGCACGGTTGAGGCCAATTTGAAAATTGGTTTTGCAAATCGAAGATTAAACAAAAGTGGCTCTAGGTCAGCTATGAAACAAGCTTTGGCTCAAGTAGAATTGGAAAATCTACCTCTTAATCAAAGAGTGTTTACGCTGAGCGGCGGCGAACAGCAACGGATTGCGCTTGCTCGGGCACTTCTTAAAAAGCCAGATGTAATTTTAGCTGATGAACCGACCGGCTCTCTTGACCCAGAAAACACCGATATTGTACTTCGTGTCTTATTCAATAGCTTTGGGCCAGAAGCTACTATCATAATCGCGACTCATTCGCAGGAAGTTTGGCAAAAGTGTGATTACGTCATTCAAATTCTTGATGGAGATTTACAGAACAAGGAGGTAAACAAGCAATGA